A section of the Drosophila sechellia strain sech25 chromosome 3L, ASM438219v1, whole genome shotgun sequence genome encodes:
- the LOC6604834 gene encoding nedd8-conjugating enzyme UbcE2M, translating to MIKLFTLKQQKKDGEQKGSQQKKASAAQLRIQKDINELNLPNTCATDFPDPNDLLNFKLIISPDEGFYRDGRFVFNFRVGSNYPHEPPKVKCATQVYHPNIDLDGNVCLNILREDWNPVLNINSIVYGLQFLFLEPNPEDPLNKEAADVLQTNRRQFENNVKKAMRGGCVGETYFECCLLK from the exons ATGATTAAACTATTCACGCTTAAGCAGCAGAAGAAAGACGGCGAGCAAAAGGGCAGTCAGCAGAAGAAAGCTTCTGCCGCCCAGCTGCGCATACAGAAAG ATATTAACGAACTGAACCTGCCAAACACTTGCGCCACAGACTTTCCCGATCCCAATGACTTGCTTAACTTCAAGCTTATCATCTCGCCCGACGAGGGCTTCTACAGAGACGGGCGCTTCGTGTTCAATTTCCGCGTCGGATCCAACTATCCGCACGAGCCGCCCAAGGTGAAGTGCGCCACCCAGGTTTACCATCCCAATATTGACCTGGATGGCAACGTCTGCCTCAACATTCTGCGCGAGGACTGGAACCCAGTGCTGAACATCAACTCCATCGTCTATGGCTTGCAGTTTCTATTCCTG GAACCCAACCCCGAGGATCCGCTCAACAAGGAGGCGGCCGACGTCCTGCAGACCAACCGCCGTCAGTTCGAGAACAATGTAAAGAAGGCGATGCGCGGAGGTTGTGTGGGCGAGACCTACTTCGAGTGCTGTCTGCTCAAGTGA
- the LOC6604835 gene encoding probable deoxyhypusine synthase isoform X1, with translation MSTEPAVAKDAVLKRSEALAENTPQVSGYDFNEGLDYSKLFESYVTTGFQATNLGLAIREINRMLDCRDQPLEADQIDSHETDDFIRRRSKCTVFLGYTSNLVSSGLRETIRFLAEHRMIDSIVTTAGGVEEDFIKCLAPTFMGSFELSGRDLRERGINRIGNLLVPNDNYCKFEDWVMPLLDEMLEEQKSQGTIWSPSKIIHRLGERIGDPSSIYYWAAKNQIPVFCPALTDGSLGDMMYFHSFRQPGLVLDILSDLRRLNTMAVKAVNSGMIIVGGGVIKHHICNANLMRNGADYSVFINTASEFDGSDSGARPDEAISWGKIRKDATPVKVYAEASLVFPLLVGETFAKRHHCAGKELPRETNQV, from the exons ATGTCGACGGAGCCAGCGGTGGCCAAGGATGCTGTGCTGAAGCGCAGCGAAGCTCTGGCGGAGAACACGCCCCAAGTTAGTGGCTACGATTTCAACGAAGGCTTAGACTACAGTAAGCTCTTCGAGTCCTATGTGACCACCGGGTTTCAGGCCACGAATCTTGGGCTGGCCATTCGTGAAATCAACAGAATG CTGGATTGCAGGGACCAGCCTTTGGAAGCGGACCAAATAGACAGCCATGAAACAGACGACTTCATCCGTCGAAGGAGCAAGTGCACCGTATTTCTGGGCTACACATCCAACTTGGTTTCGTCCGGACTGCGGGAGACCATACGCTTTCTGGCCGAGCACCGTATGATAGACAGCATTGTGACCACAGCCGGCGGCGTCGAGGAGGACTTCATCAAGTGCTTGGCTCCCACTTTCATGGGTTCATTTGAGCTGAGCGGTAGGGATCTCCGCGAGCGTGGAATCAACAGAATTGGCAACCTTCTGGTGCCAAACGATAATTACTGTAAGTTCGAGGACTGGGTGATGCCGCTGCTGGACGAGATGCTGGAGGAGCAGAAATCCCAGGGAACTATCTGGTCGCCTTCGAAGATTATTCATCGGCTGGGCGAACGAATTGGAGATCCCAGTTCCATCTACTATTGGGCTGCCAAGAATCAAATACCAGTCTTTTGTCCCGCCTTGACGGATGGCAGTCTGGGCGACATGATGTACTTTCACTCCTTTCGACAACCTGGACTCGTGTTGGACATTCTATCCGATCTGCGGAGGCTCAACACAATGGCTGTCAAGGCGGTTAATAGCGGGATGATCATCGTGGGCGGCGGCGTCATCAAGCATCACATTTGTAATGCCAATCTGATGCGGAATGGAGCGGATTACTCAGTATTCATCAATACCGCCTCGGAGTTTGACGGCAGCGATAGCGGCGCTCGGCCGGATGAGGCTATATCCTGGGGCAAGATCAGGAAGGATGCCACCCCTGTTAAGGTGTATGCCGAGGCTAGCTTGGTCTTTCCATTGCTTGTGGGTGAAACGTTCGCCAAGCGGCATCACTGCGCCGGTAAAGAGCTGCCCCGAGAGACTAACCAAGTGTAA
- the LOC6604835 gene encoding probable deoxyhypusine synthase isoform X2, with the protein MSTEPAVAKDAVLKRSEALAENTPQVSGYDFNEGLDYSKLFESYVTTGFQATNLGLAIREINRMGPAFGSGPNRQP; encoded by the exons ATGTCGACGGAGCCAGCGGTGGCCAAGGATGCTGTGCTGAAGCGCAGCGAAGCTCTGGCGGAGAACACGCCCCAAGTTAGTGGCTACGATTTCAACGAAGGCTTAGACTACAGTAAGCTCTTCGAGTCCTATGTGACCACCGGGTTTCAGGCCACGAATCTTGGGCTGGCCATTCGTGAAATCAACAGAATG GGACCAGCCTTTGGAAGCGGACCAAATAGACAGCCATGA
- the LOC6604836 gene encoding uncharacterized protein LOC6604836 → MTQLSEIALDSHFASQLRSLQSYSKEHPVSQDDHDISQRWMQHFQNAKGLDKFARNCMLLMMFDQLRDLGHLSKPFTDLKNLIRPMDDLLNEYHGTTTMEEGQLSPVEDIQDSDTNISNYGSGSSCFSPGVAYPVSTNEFESIKRSNQDLLKEIDSLHSRTVETEKLYLSKSQILEKQIAEKSAVAKTKLPQEGIYQSCRAACQLLKNWPGESVRLNFLATCLKPFLQNDMITSLQVSELDLSLENTLNAMVKRACSRRDENVRMLYDQILCQEKNDLKEKEDKVRRLQESTRLERQRLRALAEDLKRRENFIWRHQAVATLAIAGLSSNDQRSPSSTNLKCESCLKEMSIRKGPMDPIGRSSKGDVVDLEKLSDALSDLSIDKW, encoded by the coding sequence ATGACTCAGTTAAGCGAGATCGCCCTGGACAGCCACTTTGcctcccagctgcgcagcctGCAGTCGTATTCCAAGGAGCACCCTGTCAGCCAAGATGACCACGACATTAGCCAGCGTTGGATGCAGCACTTCCAAAACGCCAAGGGTTTGGACAAATTCGCCCGCAACTGcatgctgctgatgatgttCGATCAGTTGCGAGATCTTGGCCACTTGAGCAAACCCTTCACCGATCTGAAGAACTTGATTCGCCCCATGGACGATTTGCTGAACGAGTACCATGGGACGACCACTATGGAGGAGGGGCAGCTGTCGCCGGTTGAAGATATCCAGGACTCGGACACCAATATCTCCAACTATGGCAGTGGCAGTAGTTGTTTCTCCCCTGGGGTGGCCTATCCCGTTTCCACGAACGAGTTCGAGAGCATTAAGCGGTCTAACCAGGATCTGCTTAAGGAAATCGACTCGCTGCACTCTCGCACGGTGGAAACGGAAAAGCTGTACCTTAGCAAGAGCCAAATTCTGGAGAAGCAGATTGCCGAGAAGTCGGCGGTGGCCAAAACTAAACTTCCTCAGGAGGGTATCTATCAATCCTGCCGTGCGGCCTGCCAGCTTCTGAAAAATTGGCCAGGCGAGTCAGTGCGACTCAATTTTCTGGCCACCTGCCTGAAGCCCTTTCTGCAGAACGATATGATCACCAGTTTGCAGGTCTCCGAGTTGGATCTCAGTTTGGAGAATACTCTGAATGCCATGGTGAAACGGGCCTGCTCGCGAAGGGACGAAAATGTGCGCATGCTATATGACCAAATTTTGTGCCAGGAAAAGAACGACCTGAAGGAGAAGGAGGACAAGGTGCGACGATTACAGGAATCCACGAGGCTGGAGCGCCAAAGATTGCGAGCTCTAGCCGAGGACTTGAAGCGGCGAGAGAATTTCATTTGGAGGCACCAGGCCGTCGCCACACTGGCAATTGCAGGACTTTCCTCCAATGACCAACGCAGTCCCAGTTCCACTAACTTAAAGTGTGAGTCATGTCTTAAAGAAATGTCCATTAGGAAAGGACCTATGGATCCCATAGGCAGGAGCAGCAAAGGTGATGTCGTGGATCTAGAAAAGTTATCAGACGCACTGAGCGACTTGTCCATAGACAAATGGTAA
- the LOC6604837 gene encoding vitelline membrane protein Vm26Ab: MKFFAVCFFAVVAVAAAKPGILAPLAAAPLAYTAPAVVGSAAYVAPYASSYTAHSVAHNAAFPAAYTAAYTAPVAAAYTAPVAAAYAAPIAAPYTRLATPYAAAYTSPLAYSSPYVATAAAPLLLKK, encoded by the exons ATGAAATTC TTCGCCGTCTGCTTCTTCGCTGTTGTGGCCGTGGCTGCTGCCAAGCCCGGAATTTTGGCTCCTCTGGCCGCCGCTCCTCTGGCCTACACCGCTCCGGCTGTGGTGGGCAGTGCCGCCTACGTGGCTCCCTACGCCTCCAGCTACACCGCCCACTCGGTGGCCCACAACGCCGCCTTCCCAGCTGCCTACACCGCCGCCTACACCGCTCCAGTGGCCGCCGCTTATACCGCTCCAGTGGCCGCTGCCTATGCCGCTCCCATCGCTGCTCCCTACACCCGACTTGCCACGCCCTACGCCGCCGCCTACACCTCGCCCCTGGCCTACAGCTCGCCCTATGTGGCCACCGCTGCCGCTCCTCTGCTGCTGAAGAAGTAA
- the LOC6604838 gene encoding APOBEC1 complementation factor: MDFDSKYCKSQVNGTISIVTRKVLDENLKSLLEEGEGELFLTCIPRDKSCSPEWIVEVASELGEVYILRYKIDFSGNSRGYAYLQYINVNLKESAMEYLPMRFRQLCLPLRVEPSTNNRELVLKNVESSLRPWQVYQEMLKIHPFTILRVYEYQFDKFFYIFGYRNNDSAASAHQRVKNVIKKFGAHAHISWLTAESILKKGSNSSCFQQELSHNLTRRVHPRQRGCFKF; this comes from the exons ATGGATTTTGACAGCAAATACTGCAAGAGTCAAGTAAATGGCACTATTTCCATAGTTACGCGCAAAGTCCTTGATGAAAATCTGAAATCCTTATTGGAGGAGGGAGAGGGTGAG CTGTTCCTTACGTGCATACCTAGGGATAAAAGTTGTTCTCCGGAATGGATTGTTGAAGTGGCCAGCGAACTGGGTGAAGTTTACATTCTGCGCTATAAGATCGATTTTTCGGGAAATTCTCGCGGCTACGCCTACTTGCAGTATATCAATGTAAACCTCAAGGAATCGGCAATGGAATA TCTGCCAATGCGATTCCGACAGCTTTGCCTGCCCTTAAGGGTGGAGCCATCGACCAACAACCGCGAGCTGGTGCTCAAAAATGTGGAATCGTCGCTTCGACCATGGCAGGTGTACCAGGAGATGTTGAAGATACATCCCTTCACCATCCTTCGAGTCTACGAGTATCAATTTGACAAGTTCTTCTATATATTTGGGTACCGCAACAACGACTCGGCCGCAAGTGCCCATCAGAGAGTAAAGAATGTGATCAAAAAGTTCGGGGCGCATGCGCACATCTCCTGGTTGACTGCGGAGAGCATCTTGAAGAAAGGCAGCAATAGCTCATGTTTCCAACAGGAACTGAGCCACAATCTTACTCGACGCGTCCATCCCAGGCAAAGGGGCTGTTTCAAGTTTTGA
- the LOC6604839 gene encoding uncharacterized protein LOC6604839: MKDLSEELLDRHFKQQLASYKDADQARAKQSDRLIMASWIKVFEKAPLSEKLARNSLMLLMHGHLKDFGVLKEPFTDVRNCSRNLNEILDEYRGQPCRKLATGRSPTHLLKKCSTQILRPRKLEPIKEVSEHSEKEPRTSSFASIVTIIRKANTRSSDSKDSLVSAKTGFESPNGADSNNVKEPDSGRTRSSTSLSQEIIDQVNRRSSAVKNLRDCFEEMTERLKNAIDPKYAVPTKYNPKIPPPKPPKKIHQDVPAQRVRQPIGQCHSPPISCRDTTVQGLLIRREQLRVQCLAYYNSDGTMKDVMDMPDPSMDTRKDEQRVRGFIIGAYRALERLKRWRGKSKRLRFFQTCFQKFGLRNLWELQALDRRFERVALKWYRHKVMACQQNTWLIYRRSILAQKPSYDEDDLQQMRHQIELQEHLQRERMVHLAKIRELCRINCHGIITQEVLGKMLDRLDDERGQLDEDLKSLLRQKDQLFQ; the protein is encoded by the coding sequence ATGAAGGATCTAAGCGAGGAGTTACTGGATCGCCATTTCAAGCAGCAGCTGGCCAGTTACAAGGATGCCGATCAGGCAAGGGCTAAGCAGTCGGATCGCCTCATCATGGCCAGCTGGATAAAGGTGTTCGAGAAGGCTCCGCTCAGCGAGAAGTTGGCCCGGAACAGCCTGATGCTGCTCATGCATGGCCACCTGAAGGACTTTGGAGTGCTCAAGGAACCGTTCACGGATGTGCGTAACTGCAGTAGGAATCTGAATGAAATTTTGGATGAGTACAGGGGCCAGCCATGTAGGAAGTTGGCTACTGGCAGATCACCTACTCACCTGCTCAAGAAGTGCTCCACTCAAATTTTACGACCCAGGAAACTGGAACCCATCAAGGAGGTTTCCGAACACTCGGAAAAGGAGCCTAGGACCAGTAGTTTTGCCAGCATTGTGACGATAATTCGAAAAGCGAATACGCGATCCTCTGACTCGAAGGACAGCCTAGTTTCTGCAAAGACTGGCTTCGAGTCCCCAAATGGAGCTGATAGTAACAATGTGAAGGAACCTGACAGCGGAAGAACCCGTTCCTCCACTTCCTTATCCCAAGAGATCATAGATCAGGTCAACCGCCGATCAAGTGCTGTGAAAAATCTAAGGGATTGCTTTGAGGAAATGACCGAACGTTTGAAAAACGCAATCGATCCGAAATATGCCGTACCCACGAAATATAACCCGAAGATTCCGCCGCCAAAGCCACCAAAGAAGATTCACCAGGATGTGCCTGCCCAGCGAGTCCGGCAACCTATAGGCCAATGCCATTCTCCCCCCATTAGTTGCAGGGACACAACTGTTCAGGGATTGCTGATTCGAAGAGAACAGCTGCGTGTCCAGTGCTTGGCGTACTACAACTCGGATGGCACGATGAAGGATGTGATGGACATGCCTGATCCCTCAATGGATACTAGAAAAGATGAACAGAGAGTCAGAGGCTTCATAATTGGTGCCTACAGAGCCTTGGAACGTCTGAAACGCTGGCGCGGAAAATCCAAACGTTTAAGATTTTTCCAAACCTGCTTCCAGAAATTTGGGCTTCGTAATTTGTGGGAACTACAGGCTCTGGATCGAAGATTCGAGAGGGTGGCGCTCAAGTGGTATCGCCACAAGGTGATGGCTTGTCAACAGAACACCTGGCTTATTTATCGCAGGAGCATCTTGGCCCAGAAGCCATCGTACGACGAGGACGATCTACAGCAGATGCGCCACCAGATTGAGCTGCAGGAGCATTTGCAGCGAGAGCGAATGGTGCACCTGGCCAAGATCAGGGAACTGTGCAGGATCAACTGTCACGGGATCATCACGCAGGAAGTTCTTGGCAAGATGCTCGATCGCCTGGACGATGAACGAGGCCAGCTGGACGAGGATCTCAAGTCACTGCTGCGCCAGAAGGACCAACTGTTCCAATGA
- the LOC6604840 gene encoding uncharacterized protein LOC6604840 yields the protein MGAMLVKVLMFALWLVALSQAKPQLLVTTPVSYATGAGASWLAPSSAAYYPAYASYPAYAAYAYAPVYGAYATYPYYSYLGR from the exons ATGGGAGCCATGTTGGTCAAGGTCTTGATG TTCGCATTGTGGCTCGTGGCCCTTAGTCAGGCGAAGCCCCAGCTGTTGGTCACGACGCCAGTGAGTTATGCCACCGGAGCGGGTGCCTCTTGGCTGGCTCCCTCCTCCGCCGCCTACTATCCGGCGTATGCCAGCTATCCGGCctacgcggcgtatgcgtatgCACCGGTTTATggcgcatacgccacgtatCCCTACTACTCGTATCTAGGGCGGTGA
- the LOC116801026 gene encoding vitelline membrane protein Vm26Ab codes for MKFLAVCFFAVVAVAAAKPGIVAPLAAAPLAYTAPAVVGSAAYVAPYASSYTAHSVAHSAAFPAAYTAAYTAPVAAAYTAPVAAAYTAPVAAAYAAPAAYTAAYTAPIARYAATPFAAPIAAPVAAAYTAPIAAAAPVLLKK; via the exons ATGAAATTC CTCGCCGTCTGCTTCTTCGCTGTTGTGGCCGTGGCTGCTGCCAAGCCCGGAATTGTGGCTCCTCTGGCCGCCGCTCCTCTGGCCTACACCGCTCCGGCTGTGGTGGGCAGTGCCGCCTACGTGGCTCCCTACGCGTCCAGCTACACCGCCCACTCGGTGGCCCACAGCGCCGCCTTCCCAGCTGCCTACACCGCCGCCTACACCGCTCCCGTTGCTGCCGCCTATACCGCTCCAGTTGCTGCCGCCTATACCGCTCCAGTGGCCGCTGCGTACGCCGCCCCAGCCGCCTATACCGCTGCCTACACCGCCCCCATTGCCCGTTATGCCGCCACCCCCTTCGCAGCGCCCATTGCCGCCCCAGTGGCTGCCGCCTACACCGCCCCCATTGCCGCCGCTGCCCCAGTTCTGCTGAAGAAGTAA